TTTGTCGCTCATTTGTCTCTATGACTAATACTGGTTGCGTAGTTAGCCCTGCCGGTGCGTTGTGTTTGTGCTCATACAGTGTCTCTGTGGCCCTCTGTAGACCCGGCTGCAGAACCTGGAGATGAGGCGCCAGTCCCTGTTCAGCACAGTGCACACCTACAGTCTCTTCGTGAACCTCAAGAACTTTGTGTGTAACATCGGGGAGGATGCAGAGCTGCTTATGTCACTCTATGACCCTGACCAGTCTGAGTTCATCAGGTCAGACATCAATGCATTCAGTTCATTGCATTATAGTAAACCAGATAACATCACGGCCAAAATGGAGGCGAAAGAAAcccacacctatttaggcgaggtgctggctaacggagtagaacacctatttaggcgaggtgctggctaacggagtagaacacctgtttaggcgaggtgctggctaacggagtagaacacctgtttaggagaggtgctggctaacggagtagaacacctgtttaggagaggtgctgggtagcagagtagaacacctgtttaggcgaggtgctggctaacggagtagaacacctgtttaggcgaggtgctggctaacggagtagaacacctgatAAAGAAAAGGAGAGTCGctcactctaggagctcagatgcaataatctaataaccaacgtttcgacagaaaagctgtcttcatcagggtataatgacaaacactgcgggtcactagtttatatagtgtcaaaggacacacacaggtgtctgtaatcatggccgggtgtggcctgatatcattggttaattcacagataaacagaacatacaaaaaacatgaatagataacatacgatcatagatacaacttggctacataggcccacaaacatttacaatgaatagcaaaatcacaataatcacaagaattgcttcaaatcaaagtctacgttgagaccgaagggagcaagggtctttaaatgaaagatccaggcagcctctcgttttaacaataagttgtcgaggtcaccccctctcctagggagggtgacatgttcgatgccagatataacgtagggacgaaatcgagtggttcgcttccaaaaGGTGGGCAGCAACTGGGTATGtcgagtttttgcacctaatggtgctacgatgctCCGAGATTTGTACTTTTAATTCgcgctttgttttacccacataaataactgccttagtggagcacgtaataacacctttgtttgggggtgtttgaaggatatacatttgtaagtgccattgcattgagcgcagccattacacttgtagtttccatcTGGTAGAGGCGCAAATAGATGTTGTGCAGGGATATTTAGGGGTGGTAAATCAGAGTTTACCAATTGATCTCTGAGATTTCTGCCCCGCGAGAATACAACCAAGGGAGGGTCCGAAAATACATTACTGATACTGTCATCGGAtcttagaatgtgccaatgtttgtgaacgattcccttaatttgttcagagcactttGAATAGCGTGCAGTTAGAACGCAAGAATGCTTCTTTTTGCGAGACTGTCCTTGAAAGAGATCAGGTCTCGATTTGTTTTGAATTTTCTCAATGGCAGTATTAATCTGACCATTCTGTGGAAACGTTGGTTAATAGGTTATTCaatgattgcatctgagctcctagagtgtgcagctctccTTTTCTTTATCAAACATCACGGACAATACCATTTTCTGACACCTTAAAGAAGCTTTTATCCCATAATCATGTGTATTCCATGTCGCTTATATGCATATATTGCATAACATTATATCGCCCTTTTGATATATTTATGCATCTTGTCACCGAAAAGGGTTGTTACAGAATGGCTATagtgaggtacagtggggagaacaaggatttgatacactgccgattttgcaggttttcctacttacaaagcatgtagaggtctgtaatttttatcataggtacacttcaactgtgagagacggaatctaaaacaaaaatccagaaaatcacaatgtatgatttttaagtaattaatgtgcattttattgcatgacataagtatttgatcacctaccaaccagtaagaattccggctctcacagacctgttagtttttctttaagaagccctcctgttctccactcattacctgtattaactgcacctgtttgaactcgttacctgtataaaagacacctgtccacacactcaatcaaacagactccaacctctccacaatggccaagaccagagagctgtgtaaggacatcagggataaaattgtagacctgcacaaggctgggatgggctacaggacaataggcaagcagcttggtgagaaggcaacaactgttggcgcaattattagaaaatggaagaagttcaagatgacggtcaatcaccctcggtctggggctccatgcaagatctcacctcgtggggcatcaatgatcatgaggaaggtgagggatcagcccagaactacacggcaggacctggtcaatgacctgaagagagctggaaccacagtctcaaagaaaaccattagtaacacactacgccgtcatggattaaaatcctgcagcgcacgcaaggtccccctgctcaagccagcccatgtccaggcccgtctgatgtttgccaatgaccatctggatgatccagaggaggaatgggagaaggtcatgtggtctgatgagacaaaaatatagctttttggtctaaactccactcgccgtgtttggaggaagaagaaggatgagtacaaccccaagaacaccatcccaaccgtaaagcatggaggtggaaacatcattctttggggatgcttttctgcaaaggggaccggacgactgcaccgtattgaggggaggatggatggggccatgtattgcgagatcttggccaacaacctccttccctcagtaagagcattgaagatgggtcgtggctgggtcttccagcatgacaacgacccgaaacacacagccagggcaactaaggagtggctccgtaagaagcatctcaaggtcctggagtagcctagccagtctccagatctgaacccaatagaaaatctttggagggagctgaaagtccgtattgtccagcgacagccccgaagcctgaaggatctggagaaggtctgtatggaggagtgggccaaaatccctgctgcagtgtgtgcaaacctggtcaagacctacaggaaacgtatgatctctgtaattgcaaacaaaggtttctgtaccaaatattaagttctgcttttctgatgtatcaaatacttatgtcatgcaataaaatgcacattaattacttaaaaatcatacaatgtgattttctggatttttgttttagattccgtcgctcacagttgaagtgtacctatgataaaaattacagacctctacatgctttgtaagtaggaaaacctgctaaatcggcagtgtatcaaatacttgttctccccactgtatgtgagttGGGATTCCTGATTGTTTATGACATGTCTGCAGTGAGAACTTCCTGGTGCGCTGGGACAGCATGGGCATGCCCAAAGAGATTGAGAAACTCAACAACCTGCCTGCCCTCTTCACGGTAACAGAGATTAAACCCTCCTTTCCACTTTCTGTCTTTTTTCTCTGTTGTAAATGTAAAAACTAGTAGCCATCTGGCCTAACAGATGGACAGGCAGTGACAGTCCTTGGTTGGGGCATGCTATGCCATGCGATTTATTTCCTCAAACAGGCTCTTAATCTGAACTGCTCACATTAAGCTTTGAATAAGCAGAATTGCATAAGATATTCAATATTTTCTACCAAGCAACTTTAATTGTACTTGCATTATGTAGTCCTTATCTTTGCATTGAAattctctccttcactctggcTAGGATCTGAGCAGCAGTGACCTGATTAGGCCACGTCTGTTCCTCGTCTGTCAGATTATCAGGGTGGGCAGCATGGAGCTCAAGGAGGGCAAGAAACACACGGGAGGGTTAAGGAGACCGTTTGGTGTGGCTGGTGAGATGTCTTTTAATGCTTCACTATATTTGTTTGTGCACGTTCACACATTCAATTCAATGGAATTCAATAAATCTGAGATTAGAACACTACCCCATACTCAGAGTTTGAGTGAATGGGTACATTGAGAGCCTAAATAACAAGTTACAGTAGGAATCCCTGTCCTGGATAAAAGCCAGACACACCATAAGCACACCTGCACCTGCTTACCCTCCTGACTCATAAAACACATCCACATTGTCTGCCTCGCCAAAGAAGTCAGGGGAAATGGTTTTAACAGTCCTCTTTCTTTTGAGTGGAGGATTACATTTCTGTGTTGGATGAGAAATGGTTTCCTCAGGTGTCACAACAAATGCACTGAACCCAGCTATTATTatgagaggaagaggaatgcCTACTGAACCATCTTTTGCAACACAAAGCTCAATGTCACACAGACAGGCCTGCTGGAATCCTACCTATGCTGTTTTTGTGGCTGTCTCTTGTTCTTATTGGCACTCTGGTACATTGCAACAGGTGTATGAGGGCCCTATAACTAGTTTTCAAACACAAACAACATTGTGGTTCTGCTCTGTAGTTTACTTAATCAGAGTGAAGACCTCTGCTGTAAAATGGCTCGAGTTGGGAAATCAAATACCAAAGATCTTAAAGTGAGGCCATACTAGCAGCAGCAGTGGCAATAACTGGATAATTGAATTGATAGCAGCTTATTATATTAGCCACCTATCACCACCACATTCACAACGTCATTGTCTCTGTTCACAGTGATGGACATCACAGATATTGCCCATGGAAAAGCAGACGATGAGGAGAAGCAGCATTTCATCCCCTTTCAGCAGTAAGTGTTTTAAAATCTCCCACAGCCTCTGCTCATTTTCACCCTGTGTTAATGGTCCCCACTCCCCAGTCCATTTGAAATCAACTTGCTCTTACACCATTATAGTCAAATGAAAAATGGCTTGAACTCTGTTAGGATACAGCACTTCAAGAAATGCATTATGCTTGCTATTGCTATACCATACTGTAGATCAAGGACAAGTCTAAGTTTGTAGTGCAGTGTTAACTAAAATGCAACTGTTTACTATTCCTGCTTGGTCACATGCACTTTTATATTTTGTAGATTTTCCTCCAATATCTCAATATGCTTTTCGTAGCTCTATGATTTGTGATCAATCCACTTGTCAGTCCCACTTTTACAATctatttctccccctctcctattcCTTCCCCTTTCTCCCAGGatagctatggagacctacatccGTCAGAGGCAGCTcatcatttctcctctcctcccatcccggGTCATTGGAGAGAACGAGCCTCTCACCGCCGTCTTCAACAAAGTCATTAACACCCGGGAGGTCAACCACAAGGGCCAGGGTAAAGAGACACTCTCACGGACATTCTGTGGCAACAACTCACCAGGTTGCCCAAAAtatagtagagtagaacagaatctaaaataaaaaaggAATATAACTCAGAAGGGGCTTTTGAAATGTGGGTCTCGGTTCTAAATAGGAGCATTACAGGTTGTGTGTATCAATTCCGAACATTCTGTTAGTGCCTCTGTCTTACTAACCTTCTCTTCATTGACGGGCCCTGTTGGGTTCTCAGGACTGTTTGTGACCCTGAAGCTGCTTCCTGGTGACCTGTCCCAGGTCAGGAAGGACTACCCTCACTTTGTGGATCGCACCACCGCCATCGTCAGAAAGATGGGCTTCCCTGAGATCATCCTCCCAGGTGCCATACGTTTGCATTTTCATCTTTGTAGCTGAATTGTATCTGAAACAATGGGTTGCATACTTTGTAGCTGCCTTTACAGCAGTGACAGTCAATAGATCGTTGTTTAGTATTAACCAACTATTTCTCCTCTAGGATATGTGAGGAACGATATCTATGTCACCTTGCTGCAGGGGGAGTTTGACCGTGGTAAAAAGACGTCACCCAAAAATGTTGAGGTGATGTTGAGTGTACTAGATGACGATGGCAATCTCATGGAGGTAAGGGTGCCGTCCTAACATTTATATGTGCCTCCACCTTTCTTTCTTTAACAATTTTGACCTCAAGGATTGCATGCCGGTCAACTCATGTTTGTTGGTTGACTGTAAGACAACAATGTAGTTCAAGGTTTATTACACAATGACCCAAATTAATTTTTACATGTAATGTATTAAATGGGTGTTCCAATCTTCAAAAAAGTATCCTATGTTTGACTGAAGCTCATTCTGTCCCCTTGAATAGAAAGCAATATTTCCTGGAGCTGGATATGATGGGATCACAGAATACAAGTCTGTAATTTACTACCAAGTCAAGCAGCCGAGCTGGAATGAAACAGTCAAGGTACAGCTCACTTTCCAGCATCCCAGGTGTTTCTATCAGGCCTCTCCTCATGGTGGCTCAAGTTCAGCAATTACTTTCCCAAATCAATTTGGCTCTATAAAATTTAAACCTTTAGAGGAGCTATTGGCAAGGATTGTTTCACTCATACAAAATGCTAGACAGACACCAGACAGGACTTTCTCTGTCTATAATCTTGTCATGAtactctcctcactcctctctcctctcctctcctcactcctctcctcactctcctctcctctcctcactcctctatcccctctcctctcctcactcctctctcctctcctctctcctctcctcaatcctctctcctctcctcactcctctctcctcaaacctctctcctctcctctcctcatccctttATTCTCCCCCTCCAAGGTGACTATTCCTATTGAAGATGTGGGCCGCTGTCATCTCAGGGTGATGTTTCGACACAGATCATCTCAGGACTGTGAGTGACTCACATTTCTAAAACACTCGACACCCAGGCAGCCTGCCCTAACCCTCTGGGAGCTGGTCAGCATGAGTATGAATGTGTTCTTCAGAGTTGGTTGATTGGGTCCTCACTGGCACTGCTGTTTCTCCTTTAGCTAGAGACAAATCAGAGAAGCCATTTGGCATGGCGTTCGTCCGCCTGATGAAAGGAGACGGAACCACGCTGAGAGACGGCAGACATGACCTCATCGTCTACAAGGTGGGACCAGCACACCACTCTGCTACTGtcactagggttgcaaagggagggtttattactggaaacttttgaAGTTTACAAGTAagctaccagaattttggtatctttcaaggaatttatgtaatctatcacaataCACCTAGTTGCACTTTTGgctacttcagattatcacaggtgtctgtaattatctctggccctctgtgtggccttatcacatgtaaaatatatgaaataagGAAATAAGATGATATAAAAATATAAcaacaaagctgtaaaacattagcCTAAATTTAAACCATCAACTtcgtgaataccattggtgtttaatatgagggtttccgCATGAAAaattaagagcgttgggccagtaaccgaaaggtcgatgGTTCGAATCCTGGAGCCGGCAacgtggaaaaatctgccgttctgcccttgagcaaggcagttaacccccaacaacaactgctccccaggcaccgatgacgtggacgtcgattaaggcagcccccggcacctctctgattcagaggggttgggctGAATGCGGAAgccacatttcagttgaatgcattgttgtgcaactgactaggtatcccctttccctatcTACTAGAAACTTGTGGACAATATAGACACAAATAAATGAATACTATATatgcatacataaaaaaaaaaaaaaaagttattccgatataaatatatataaagttATGATAGATTGCTATAGAgtttctgttaattaccaaaattactaaAGATttcggtaactttggtaaattaccggtagctttgcaacccaaGCTTTCACAAACCCTGTATGATGTAGACATCTTGGTGGAAACAGAGGGTTCTGATACATTTGTCTACAGATCTTTCTTTCCCCATAGGGATTATTTTTCATGATCTATGAAATAGTGAAGTAATTATTTTTGAtattttatataaaataaaaagctCCCTGGTCAATGAATATCAAATTACATATCGATGAATATGTTTAAgtatttatatatattatttctCTTAGGTTGACGTGAAGAAGACTGAGGATGCAAAGACATACCTGACTCTGCCAGGCTCCTGGGCTGaagtggaggagaaggagaggcagacagGGAAAACCTTTCAGCATTCAGGAGTCATCCCACTCACCAAGGACAGCTTCCAGATTGGCACTCTCACCTGCTCCACTAAACTCACCCAGAATGGTACTGTAGTAGGACACAATCATCTCTAACAATGTATTAAGAATCAAACCGTCGCTAACAAATAAAATCGAACCAAACGCTTTCTGCACTTCGGCTCGTAATACTAATCAGAGTGGTGTTGACATACTCATCCAAGTTTATATGAAATCCAAGGGTCAGTAAAAGTTAGATGCTGCTGTTCCTCTGCTGTTTTCCAGTGGATCTCCTGGGCCTGTTGAACTGGAGGTCCAACCCTGAAGAGCTGGACCAGAACCTGCAGCGCCTGATGGAGGTCGAGGGAGGGGAGATTGTCAAGGTGAGTCTGACTGCTGCAGAGTTAGCATTCTTAACTGGCTTTACATACAAGGACACCCTAGCCTAATGCATTTGTCTTTTGTGGTCTTAGTTTCTACAGGACACACTTGATGCCCTCTTCAGCATCATGATGGAGACTTCAGAGGAGGATACTTATGACACGCTGCTGTTTAATGCTCTGGTGAGTTCTGGAGTGGTGGGTTAATTACTTGCATTAAGCTATCAGGATTAATGGCATCTGTCATTAATATACCAAAAGACAATTGTGTATATAAGAAATGATTCATGATACAACATTTTCTAGCAGGATTCTATATTACACTGGTTCTTGACTGTGCTCTGCATTTCTTCTAGGTGTTCATAATCACACTGATTGGAGACATCAAGTTCCAGCACTTTAACCCAGTACTGGAGACATACATCAACAAGCACTTCAGTGCCACTCTGGCTTACATGTGAGTCTAGCTCTCTCCTTTCTCATATTTTCCTCTCTACTCCGTTAATTTTTTATTCCTCCTGTTTTGACACCTCTCCACCCATTCAGAATTAATTTATATGTCATTACTGGTATGCCTGAGTTCCCCATTCCATTACTTTTTCAGGAAGCTGACGAAGGTTCTGAATTACTATGTGGGCCATGCAGATGAGCCTGTCCTAACCGAGAGACTGTACTCAGCCCTCAAAGCCCTCAAGTACCTGTTCAGGTTCATTGTGCAGTCCCGGGTCCTCTACCTCAGGTATCATAGCCGTGACCTTCCTTCCTCATACTAATACATTTGGGAGACAATATTAGTTTGTTTGTGAAATGAGCAATGTCCTTCATTTGTTTACTCAGATTCTATGGGACCAGTGAGGATGCTTTCTTCAACTCCATACGGAcactcttcctctccttcaaCACACTCATGGACAGACCGCTGGATGAGGGAGTGAAGATAAAGGTGAGTTGGTTTAGGGGAGAGAAACTGGGATGGACACTTACATGGTACTTCATCTTCTTTAATGCACACTCTGTTAACATGGCATAGCCTGGTAATGCAACATTTGTACAAACTAGCTTACCCTTTCTATGTTTATGGAAGCCTTGTGCTGGCTTCATGAAAGATAGTTGAAGTAAAGGTTTACTTGATAAACTGCAGAAGAACGTTCATTAAAACACTTTCTAGCTGACTAGCGCTGTAAAACACAAAAGCCTTATCCAGTATTTCCCTCATGTTCTTTTTTAAAGACTTTTGAGACCTTCTTGTCTTTTTCAGGGGGCGATACTGAAATACCTACCCACCATCATTAATGACATCAAGAATGTCTTTGATCCTGTGGAGCTCAGGTAACTCCTTGTAATGACGTTTCAACTGTCGAATCTGCAGAAATGATACTATTTCCTGTATAGAAAAATGTCCTTGTCTCTTTCTCTATtttgtcctgtctctctctcactagtGTTCTTTTGACCAAGTTCATCGAGAGCATCCCTGACTCTCAGCTGGTGCGCCAGAAGCTTGGTTGCATGTGTAAGATGGTGGAGAGTGACCTTTTCAAACAGTCAGGTACTGTAGCGCCTCTGGCTCAAACATAACTTTATAAGAATCTCTATTTAAAAACAGAACCACAGGATGACACATTTTAATCGTCTCTATTCCTTTTTGACCCCACAGAGTGTCGAGATGTCCTTTTGCCGCTGGTGACAGACCAGCTGAGTGGGCAGCTGGATGACCACTCCAATAAGCCAGACCACGAGGCCTGTGTTCAGCTGCTCAGCACTGTGCTGGACAACCTGGACCGCAAGGATGTGGTGAGTAGCTAATGGCTACAGCACACATCTATCTCTGCCATTGGAAACACTGAAATCAGTGACATCCCTGACTCTAACTGGATTGGTTTTGATACATTCATTTTTGATCTGACCTGTTTGTCTGTGTCCCAAGGGTCCAACCCGGGGCCATGTCCAGCTGATTATGGAGCGGCTGCTTCGCAGGGTCAATCGCACTGTCATCAGCATGAGCAGAACCTCCACTCTCATTGTAAGTCACATACTCAGTACTCTGAAAGTTCTTCATCTAACTCAAAATAAGAAGTCAGTTATTTTCAATTGTTCAGTTGGTAATTATTTATTCTAAGTTTCCATGTACAAGGCACAGTGCTGAAAAGCTGCTTCTATGCATCCTATAAATAACTTAGCACTTATAAGCATACAACAATGAATGATAGCTTATAATTAGCTTATAAGCATAAAACATGTTATATGTAGGAACCTAAAGTAGTTTTACAACTAAGGTGACTGATGCTCTGTCTTCTCAATGGCAGGGTCATTACCTAGCCTGCATGACTGCCATCTTGAAGCAAATGGATGACATGCACTACACCCACTACATCAGCACCTTCAAGACCAGACAAGACATCATTGTAAGTGGGCCGGCCCACCTCCCCTGCCCTGGGCATGGCTCTTCCTGAATCATCCAGTTGATAGCTGGCATTCAACCGCTGGTGCTTGTAACTGCTCCTGAAGTGATTATTGATTATAGACATTTGATGGGACTGACTTGGAACAACGTGAGGCTCTCCCTGTCCTTGCTTCTTTACTGAGCTGTGTGGGTCTAATATGAGAAATGCTAGGGGATTGCTGTGCATAGTTCAGCATGTTACTAATCGATCGACTTGGTCAGAAACAAAACCCCCACATGTTTGTGCAGACATGAAGATGCATACGTCTAGGTACTTTCAGTACAGGCAAGGTAACTGTTCTCTCCCTGGCCCACTACAGGACTTCCTGATGGAGACATTCATCATGTTTAAGGACCTGATGGGGAACGTTTTCCCCTCTGACTGGATGACCATGAACCTCCTGCAGATTGGGGTGTTTCTGCGGGCCATCAACCAGTACTCTGAGGTCCTCAACATGTACTTCATGGACCAGACCCACTTTGAGCTGCAGGTGGGTCTCCAGTCACCGCCTCCTGATGGGGTGGACAAAAGACATCCATGTCTCTCTGCTAATGTAAACTTCTTTAGCTCAATCATTGTCCCAATGTCTGTGTAAAAAATGATCATATTTTATTTTCAGCTCTGGAACAACTACTTCCACTTGACTGTTGCATTCCTTACCCACAAGTCATTGCAACTGGAATCCTTCTCTCAAGAAAAACGGAATAAAATAGTGAACAAGTATGTCCTTTTCTTCTTTGGTTCAATTAGTTTAATATACGGATTCCCTTAAACTAATAATACTAAATAAAGATTTGCACAGAGAACTGAATTTTATGTATAAGAAATTATGCTGTAAGTAAGTTTGTGTGCATTTGCTCTACTGTATGTAGTATAATTATATGTTGTGGTTACAGGTATGGAGACATGAGGAAGAGCATTGGCTTTAAGATCAGAGATATGTGGTATAATCTTGGTAAGTACCGTCCGGTGGTTGTTATCTCTGTGAGACAGAAGTTCAACAAATGGAGACATCTATATAATGGCCTGTTCAGTGGCAAAAGGCTTTGAGGACAATGTTGTTTTATTGCCTAGTTTCATGGTGGCCTGCTTTTTGTTAACCATTTCATGAGTTTACTGTCCTGTTTGCATGAAAATGGAGGGCCACTTATTGCCCTTTCAAATTAGCTTGTGTGACATTTGCTTCTGACTTTATCCTGTGTGCATCCCTCAGGCCCCCACAAGATGAAGTTCATCCCTGCCATGGTGGGGCCCATCCTGAAGGCTACCCTGGTGCCTGAGCCAGAGCTGAGGAAAGCCACCCTCCCCATCTTCTTTGACATGATGCAGTGTGAGCACAACTTCACTCCCAGCCGCACCTTTAACATGGTGAGATAGCTGCCCACAGTAGTCCTTCCTGTCTGGctttacagtattactgtacAAACAGAGTTTCCCAGCTGTATTTGGCTGAGCAGATTGTTTTTGTCTTTCTGTACCTGTAGTTTGAGAATGAACTGATCACCAAGTTGGATcaggaggtggagggaggccgTGGGGATGAACAGTACAAAATCCTGCTGGAGAAAACGTAAGCACCCTGCCAATAACCCTGCCAATCAGTCAGAGGCTAATGCCTTTTTCTTATTAGTCATACCTCATGGTTTCATAGTCAAGACTTAAATAAGGACTATATAACTCCCTCATTCATTGACATTTTGTATTGTTGGTattgtgtaggctactggagCACTGCCGGAGGCATAGATACCTGTCTCAGTCAGGGGAGGAGCTGGCTCTGCTGCTCAGCAGTCTGCTGGAGAAGCTACTGGCCTACCGCACCATCACACATGACGAGAGCCCTGAGCTCCGCATGAGCTGCACCGTCAACGTCCTGGTACGCCCTTACAGTACATCACTAAGAGGCAGGGGAGCGCCTACCAGGTGCTAACTAACACCTCGGACTGGTTTATGTGGAACTCACACTCTAATCAGAACGATTGAGCCACACTCGCCACCTCAGAATAATATTATATGAAGATGTTATGTTTCTACATTGAACCAATTGATTTTAACCTAAAAAATATTATCAAACATTTGTACAAAAGCTGAGTTTTTCCACTGTTTTTATTCTGGTTGTGACAGAACTTCTACAAGGAGAAGAAGCGGGAAGACATTTACATTC
The DNA window shown above is from Coregonus clupeaformis isolate EN_2021a chromosome 18, ASM2061545v1, whole genome shotgun sequence and carries:
- the LOC121530859 gene encoding dedicator of cytokinesis protein 5 isoform X2; protein product: MTRWIPTKKEKYGVAIYNYDSRGEQELSLQVGDTVHILETFEGWYRGHTLRDKSQKGIFPASYIHLKEAKVEGTGQQEIVIPGDLPLVLELGATLREWAQIWHNLYVNNKTTLFRNVQQMAYCLIEYRSQIVSGTLPKDDLVELRKKVTAKIDYGNRILGLDLVVRDDAGNTLDPDCTSTVSLFRAFETASRSIDDRIQEEKTRLQNLEMRRQSLFSTVHTYSLFVNLKNFVCNIGEDAELLMSLYDPDQSEFISENFLVRWDSMGMPKEIEKLNNLPALFTDLSSSDLIRPRLFLVCQIIRVGSMELKEGKKHTGGLRRPFGVAVMDITDIAHGKADDEEKQHFIPFQQIAMETYIRQRQLIISPLLPSRVIGENEPLTAVFNKVINTREVNHKGQGLFVTLKLLPGDLSQVRKDYPHFVDRTTAIVRKMGFPEIILPGYVRNDIYVTLLQGEFDRGKKTSPKNVEVMLSVLDDDGNLMEKAIFPGAGYDGITEYKSVIYYQVKQPSWNETVKVTIPIEDVGRCHLRVMFRHRSSQDSRDKSEKPFGMAFVRLMKGDGTTLRDGRHDLIVYKVDVKKTEDAKTYLTLPGSWAEVEEKERQTGKTFQHSGVIPLTKDSFQIGTLTCSTKLTQNVDLLGLLNWRSNPEELDQNLQRLMEVEGGEIVKFLQDTLDALFSIMMETSEEDTYDTLLFNALVFIITLIGDIKFQHFNPVLETYINKHFSATLAYMKLTKVLNYYVGHADEPVLTERLYSALKALKYLFRFIVQSRVLYLRFYGTSEDAFFNSIRTLFLSFNTLMDRPLDEGVKIKGAILKYLPTIINDIKNVFDPVELSVLLTKFIESIPDSQLVRQKLGCMCKMVESDLFKQSECRDVLLPLVTDQLSGQLDDHSNKPDHEACVQLLSTVLDNLDRKDVGPTRGHVQLIMERLLRRVNRTVISMSRTSTLIGHYLACMTAILKQMDDMHYTHYISTFKTRQDIIDFLMETFIMFKDLMGNVFPSDWMTMNLLQIGVFLRAINQYSEVLNMYFMDQTHFELQLWNNYFHLTVAFLTHKSLQLESFSQEKRNKIVNKYGDMRKSIGFKIRDMWYNLGPHKMKFIPAMVGPILKATLVPEPELRKATLPIFFDMMQCEHNFTPSRTFNMFENELITKLDQEVEGGRGDEQYKILLEKTLLEHCRRHRYLSQSGEELALLLSSLLEKLLAYRTITHDESPELRMSCTVNVLNFYKEKKREDIYIRYLYKLRDLHLVCENYTEAAYTLLLHAELLEWSDKPCAPHLIPGHGKHVWTQQELKERLFQEIICNLDKGKMWEKAIEMGKQLAKMHENQMFDFMELSQLLKQQAQFYENIMHAMRPQPEYFAVGYYGLGFPTFLRNKVFIYRGKEYEWLEDFSLKLLSQFPNAARMTSTAPPGDNICNSQGQHIQCFTVKPVLTVPTQFKDKGVPEQILNYYRTNEVDQFQYSRPFRKGAKDPDNEFATMWIERTTYITTYHFPGILKWFEVKSISVEEISPLQNAVETMEMANEKLSNLVQQQACDSSTSVHPLSMMLNGIVDPAVMGGYSNYEKAFFTDTYMHEHPDDLESIEVLKHLIALQIPLLADGIRIHGEKSTEQLKPLHNRLLTCFSDLRERVEKHYGVITLPCSLTERKKSRVGSVVMPYILSSTLRRMSTVSILSTTSSGLSSGSTSSDGPSRPSSSQDSLLSRDTANDRRASMLSRSEDDNRIGRKNRKEWSVSKSQVLVERQTDIDETLPEKPQRPKSLQFGDRRLTLSLFQGASSQLSLGNPLSPLPASPHTPHSSNYSSLPGDNNATTDTPGTPPPMPPKKHPHEMFDISQNSLEFHPPLPQKIDSKPPPPPPKTRKSMFPGSYENNPQ